A window of Verrucomicrobiota bacterium genomic DNA:
GGGCCGAGGATGAATTGCAAACCGCGCGTGACCACCGGGATGGCGGCGAGAAACCCGGACAGCAGCACCCCAAAGCACGCCGCGACCAGCACGGCAACGAGCAGATAATACTTGAGGTGAATCCACCCTCCGCGCTCATTCACGCGCCAGCGTTTGGGGAGGCGCGCGGTCAGGGAATCCGCCAGATCAATCAGGGTTCCCAGCGGGCAAAGGTAACCGCAGAACATGCGCGGCAGCCATAGGCTGAGCAGCAGCAAACCACCGGCCCACGCTAACGCGGGTAACCAGAGTTTGGCGGCCAGTGCGGCGGATAAACCCAGCAAGGGGTCCAGCCACAGGAATAATTCGGCAGGCAGTTGCTCGCGTTGCTGCAGCGTGCGATTATAGTCGGTGCCGCCATACGGCCAGCAGACGTACAGCAGCAACGCCAGGAATAGCAGCAAGGCAATTGCCTGGCACCACCGGCGGGTGCGATTTGCAACGGGCTTCATCGCATGCCCTGAGAGAGCGCTTTGGCGGTCGCATTGACAATGGCTTCGGCGGTGATGGTGGCGCCAGTGGTCAAATCAATGCCTTTGACGGATTGTTTCTCAACGATGCGGGTCGTGGTGTCCGCGATGGCGGTGTAAAACTGTTTTTCCTTGTGCTGAACCACCCGGACGCTTTGAATGCGCGCGTTTTGAACGGTCACCGCGACGGTCATGGGGCCGGCATAGGCTTCGATCTGGTGCTGGTACACGCCGTCCGGCACCCGCTTCAAATTCAATTGATCAAAGAGCCGGATGGCCTCCATGCTGGCGCGTGCGCGCTTGATATTTTTATCCGCGCCCTTCCATTCTTTAGGTGCGGCTATAACTTTCTGGTAATAAGCAATGGCTTGATCCGATTTGCCCGCCAAACGACAGGCGTCGCCGGCAGCACGAAAAGCTATATCCGGCATATCATCATGCGCCTTAGCTTCAGCGATTTTCAGCGCGCGATCCAAATCACCCAGATCAGCCCAGAGTTTGATCAGGCTGCCCTGCCAGGTTTCGTCATCAGTGATATCCTTGATCAAATCCACGCACATATCGCGGTTGCCGAGCTTCCAATAACATTCCCCCAGCTCCATGGCGTAATAATCTTCCGTGTAGGCGCTCAATTGGACGGTCTTGCGGTACCAGAAGGCCGCGCGCGCCCAATCGCGCAGCAGATTATGGTACATGCCCGCCAGATGCGCGGCGGTCTTGGCCAGCTTTTCCTTGTTGTCCTTGTTCACGGTCAGCACATGATGCATCAGCCGCACCCCTTCCCGCCATTTGCCGGGATTGGGGTTGATGATGTCCCAAGTGTATTGCCCCAGGTTGCGTTGCGGGTTCCACGGCTTATTTGTCACCGTCCACGTCAAGTCCAGCGTGGGAGGATACACCAGTTTCACGTCGTTCCACCAAACCGGCGGGGTCTTGCCAGCCTCAGCAATCAGAGCTTCCACCTGTTGCCGGGAGAGTTGGTTCGTGGTGCCAGCAGAAGGAGCGGCGGAAGCTTGCCCCCGCACCGAAGCCGTGCAAAGGAACAGAATGGTCAAGAGGCCCGGAAGCAATTGCATCGGGCATCGGCGCGTCATTAGTGAGCAGAACATGCGGGAAGCTTGCATCTTAAGATTTGTTCGGCAAGGTGGTAATTAAACGAATACAGCTATGGGCGATCTTGAAGATCAATGGTTGGCCGCCTCTTTCAATAGCGGTTCCAACACTTGCCCAAAAACGGCGGCTTGCCGCATGAAACCCAGATCATTGGGGTGCGAGCTGTCCACCGTGCCCTCGCCGTCATCGCCCAGGAGGTTTTCGCCCGGGATGTAATGAAGGCCTTTCACTCCGGCTTGGAGCAGTCGTTCGTAAGCCGCCTTGAGGGCTGCGCGGCTGGTGTCATTGCGCTGGCGCCGGCTTTGCAGAAGAAAGGCATCGGCATACGTGCGATCCTCAACCAGCAGGATGGGAGTCTTGGGGTGGGTGGCGCGCAGTTTCATGACAAATGGCTCAACGCGCGCAGTGACCTGGTCCGCCGTCATGTTCGGCAGGCAATCCAGCACGTAAACACTGGCATCCAACTCCGCCAATAGGTCGGCAAGTTCGATTTCCATTTTCCCGTTGCCGGAAAAACCCAGGTTGATATGCGGGAAATCATAGCGGCGACCAAGAATGGCGCTGTGCACCATGCCAGGTCGGGACGCGCACGCACCATGAAGAATCGAGGTGCCGTAGTACACCACCGGCTTGCGGGTTCCCGTTCCCCACGGACCGGCTTTGGTCAGGCTGGCGCCCTCGGGCACGCCCAGTTCCACGAAGCGGGTGCTGTTGTAGAGCGGCAGATAGAGCAAGTACTCGCGACGTCCGGGAGGAAGATTGCTGACCAGCGCCACGGTGTTGGTTTGCGTTACTGGTTTGGCCACGGCCAGCCATCGCCACGCGCCTGTTTCGGTTTTAACGTACAGATCCAACCCGCTAACGCCGGTGGCCGCCATGTGCGGCATGGCCAGGTTGCTGGAACCCACGGCCCAGCGGGCGTGGATCGCCGAGGCATCTGTCACGAACCGCACATGCATGCCGGAGGAATGACGACTCAAGCTCCATACGGCCTTGGGCACCTTTTCTTCCGCTTTGGCAGGCAGACGATCATAAGGCTCTTTGACGTCTGTCCAACCCTGCCCCTCGATACCGAGGGTGCGAATCTCCGTCCATTGCAGTGCTGTTTTTGGGGTTGCCGCCAAAGCGCTCAGGCCCGTTGCCAGGCAGAGCAGGGAAAGAATGGAGTATTTCATAAGGTCTGGGAGAATTATTGTGGCAGTTGGATTTCACGGCCCAGCAAAAAGAATTTACGTTCGGGGTACCAGAGCACCGGCTTGCCGTTGCGGACGGTCCAACTGGCGTAAAGCGCGAGATCAAGCCGGCCATTGGTGCCGGGTTTGCCCAGGCTGATGCCATTGTGATCCATAAAGAATTTGGGTTCATCAAACCAGACCGGTTGATCCGCGTCGGCCTTGAAGTAACCGTGAACCAGATGGATGGGGCGACGGTGGAAACCGCTATCGGTGGGTTTGTAACCCTGGTAGTTGCCATCATGATTGTGAATGAACAGGGCGTAATGACCACTGCCTGCGGTATTGCCGCCCAGATCGTACATCGGACACGGAGAGAGCGGATGCAATAGCGGTTCACCACCGTCCTTGCGCAGGAGTCGGCGCGGCTGGGTCCACGTTTCACCAATATCGCTGCTTACACTCCAGAACGGGCTGCCTGAGGCGGTGCGCATCACGCAGAACAACCGGCCATCCGGCAGTTTCACAACCGTGGGTTCCTGACAGGCGCTGACCTCGGGATAGTCGGGCGGCGGCACGGCGAGGGCTTTTTCATTGGAGGCAAACCAACTGATTTTGAGGTCCTTCACGGCCGGATTAGCATCCACATTCTCAAAGCGCATGAATTCGACGCGTGAATCAGCAGTGATCCATGATTTGCCGGGATTCTTGCGCACAGCGAAGCTGGTCCAGCGGGTAAACCCGGCAAAGTATTTGCCGTCCTTGCCCAGGCGTAGCGGTTTTTGCCAGCAGAGCATATTCGGCGGCATGTTGGTATCCGGGTTGTCATTGATGCTGCGCGCCACGCTGACATTCTGCGGCTGCGACCAGGTTTGCCCATGGTCATCGCTATGGATACCATCCAGCCAGCCGGTGTGATGATAGAAGGAATCAAACTTCCCGATGTGCTGGCTGTAGAGCACATAGATGCGCCCGGACTTGCTCACTAAAGGATAACCCCAACTGGCAATGAACCCGTCGCCCGCCTTTTTAGGCCCAGCGATAATCCGGGGTGCAGACCAGGTTTTGCCTTCATCGGCACTGCGCGCAAAGGCAATGTGCTGATCGGGTTGTGATTCCGCCGAGCTTTGCGTCCACACGGCCATGAGCGAACCATCCGGGCCATCGAAGACAAGGAAGTGCTCATTGCCGGTATCGCTGACGACATCGCCATTCACCTCGGGCACAAAGACGATATAATCCGGTTTGGTGATGTGCAATTGGCCAGGGATGCGGGCCTTAAGATCGGCGGCAGTGGCAATAAAGTTGGTGCTGACTTTGACGGTGGCCGTCTTGGCGATATTATTGGTAGCGGGTGCAGCGAGGCCAGAGGTGTTCCAGCAGATTGCGCCAACGAGGATGGGTAGCAGGAGGTGTTTCATGGGTTTTTGTTATTTGGGATATGGCACTCCAACCAGTGTGTGGAAGAATGCTGTCAGATTATATATTCGTGAGTGATTCAAATCAAAGGCTTGCCTATATGCGATAATTGATCCAGGCGACCGGCCAGGAAATGCCGGACGTTGTTCAGGCTGGCTTCACCCATGCGGCGGTTGGCCTCGCGGGTATTGGAGCCGACATGAGGGGTCAGGACCACGTTGTCCAGTTTCCGTAGGTCTTTCCCTGCCGCCACTGGCTGGTAGGGTTCGTGTTCAAACACATCCAGGGCAGCGCCTGCCAATCGGCCGGTGTTGAGCGCATCGAACAGCGCCGATTCATCCATGACCGCGCCGCGGGCCGTGTTGATCAAGAGTGCGCCCGGCTTAAGCCAGGATAACCGTTCTGCGTTGATGAAATGGCGGGTGGTTGCATCGGAGCGCAAGTGCACGCTCAAGATGTCGCATTGGCGGAAAATATGTTCTGCCTTGTCGGTGTAGAAATCAATGCCGCTGGTTGACTGATGGCTGGCCACCGGTTGCCGTCCGGCTACGATGACCTTCATGCCAAAGCCGAAGTGAGCCATGGCAGCGACCTTTCGGCCAATGCCACCCAATCCCAGAATGCCGAGGGTTTTGCCACGCAGTTCCATGCCCGCAGTACTGCGGAAGTTGCCTTGGCGCATATCGGCATCCAGTTGAGCGACGCGCCGCACGAGACTGCCCATCAGCCAGAAGGTATGTTCCGCGACGCTTTCATCCAGCACGCCGGGGGTGTTGGTGACGGCGATACCGTTTTTATGGGACAAGGCTTTATCAATGCTGTCATGACCGACCCCAAAGCGGGAGATGATGGCGGGTCCCTGTTTGGCCAGCGCCCCATAGAGCGGGCCGCGATACGGTGCCACCCCAACAATCACTGCGCGGATTCGGCGTGTGGACACCAGTTCGGCCAGCGCGCCTTCTTCGGGTGGTGCTGCTTCACAACGCACATCGGCGGCGGCCTTGAAGACCGCTTCCGCTTTCACGTATTCCGGCTGGGTAACCAAGATCGTTTCGCTCATACAGATTTTTTCCTGGCTTGCAACATGCGTTGGCAGCCTTCCCGGATGAACAGGGTGTCGAGCCCACACGCAATAAAACGGAATCCCTCCGCAATCCGCTGCTGCACCGCTTCCGGGGCCGTTGGCACCACGTGGATGCCCCCCGGGACGCCAGCGCGCTGGCAAGCCTGGAGGATGGTTTGCTGCGCCGCTTGTACCTTGGGATGATCCAACTGTCCGGCCAGGTCCATGGAGGTGGATAAATCATAGGGACCGATCAGTACGGCATCAATGCCCGGCGTTGCCAGGATGGCATCGGCCTGGTTGACGGCGTCAATATGTTCCAGCATGACGACGACGACGACCTCGTCATTATGCCGCTGGTAATATCCGGCGAAATCCTTGCCGTAGCCAGTGGCGCGGCAGAGGGAAGCACCGCGCACACCCGCCGGGGGGAACTTGGCCATGGCCACCGATTGTGCCGCCAGCGCCGGGGTGTTGACCGATGGCACAATGATGCCGGCAGCCCCGAGGTCCAACACCCGCTTGGCCAGCGACGCATCGCACTCCGGGAGCCGCGCCAGCACCTCGCATCCGGTTCCCTGAACGGCCAGCGCCAGATGGTAGAATTCGCTGAGTTCGGTCGCGGTGTGTTCCATATCCACGCCCAGGAAGTCGAAGCCTTCGCCCGCCATGATTTCGGCGATGGCCGGATGCCCCATCAGGGTCCAGCCGCCTAAGACTAGTTGTCCGGAACGGAGTTTGTTTTTTAGATCGCTCATAGATTACAGGTGCCGGTCACAAATTCTGGTGACTCAAGCCGCCGGCAAAGGATGGCTCCAAGGTTGGCGATAGGGGCGCTGCAGCAACCGGGTGGCCTCGGCATCCCCGGTGACCATGCGCTTTGGTGGATCGTACACCAAGGGACGGCCCAACTTCATCGAGACATTCGCCATGATGCAACTGGCCGTGGAGATGTGCCCCTCCTCGATGTCCGCCACCGGGCGTCCTCGGGTAGCCACGGCGGCCAGGAAATCCTTCATGTGCAGGCGTGTTGCCGGCGCGGCGTTCAATTCAATGCCCTTCTCAGTCACATCCTCGGGATACTGTTCCTTTTCGAAGACGCAATCAAAGTGGATCGGTTTGGCGTCCTTATCCAACGGAATGAAATCAGCCCGCATGGTGCTGGCCTTGAGCGTGCCTTTTTCGCCATAGATGAAAATCGCCCATGGATAATCGGGATCAGGCGGGGTGCCCCAAGTGCGATGCGTCCAGGCGCAGTTGAACTCGTCGTGTTCAAACAAAGCGGTCTGGGTGTCCGCAATATTGGATTTGCCGTCCTTTTGCACGAGGATGCCGCCGGAAGAACTGATGCGCTTGGGCCAGCCCAACTTGAGCATCCAGCGCGCGGTATCATACATGTGCACGCACATATCGCCAATGATGCCGTTGCCGTATTCCATGAAAGTGCGCCACCAGCGGATGTGCGGCAGCCCATCATACGGGCGCAGGGGTGCCGGGCCGGTCCACAGCTCATAATCCAAATAATCCGGCACCGGTTGCACCGCG
This region includes:
- a CDS encoding FMN-binding protein, whose product is MFCSLMTRRCPMQLLPGLLTILFLCTASVRGQASAAPSAGTTNQLSRQQVEALIAEAGKTPPVWWNDVKLVYPPTLDLTWTVTNKPWNPQRNLGQYTWDIINPNPGKWREGVRLMHHVLTVNKDNKEKLAKTAAHLAGMYHNLLRDWARAAFWYRKTVQLSAYTEDYYAMELGECYWKLGNRDMCVDLIKDITDDETWQGSLIKLWADLGDLDRALKIAEAKAHDDMPDIAFRAAGDACRLAGKSDQAIAYYQKVIAAPKEWKGADKNIKRARASMEAIRLFDQLNLKRVPDGVYQHQIEAYAGPMTVAVTVQNARIQSVRVVQHKEKQFYTAIADTTTRIVEKQSVKGIDLTTGATITAEAIVNATAKALSQGMR
- a CDS encoding SGNH/GDSL hydrolase family protein; this encodes MKYSILSLLCLATGLSALAATPKTALQWTEIRTLGIEGQGWTDVKEPYDRLPAKAEEKVPKAVWSLSRHSSGMHVRFVTDASAIHARWAVGSSNLAMPHMAATGVSGLDLYVKTETGAWRWLAVAKPVTQTNTVALVSNLPPGRREYLLYLPLYNSTRFVELGVPEGASLTKAGPWGTGTRKPVVYYGTSILHGACASRPGMVHSAILGRRYDFPHINLGFSGNGKMEIELADLLAELDASVYVLDCLPNMTADQVTARVEPFVMKLRATHPKTPILLVEDRTYADAFLLQSRRQRNDTSRAALKAAYERLLQAGVKGLHYIPGENLLGDDGEGTVDSSHPNDLGFMRQAAVFGQVLEPLLKEAANH
- a CDS encoding sialidase family protein gives rise to the protein MKHLLLPILVGAICWNTSGLAAPATNNIAKTATVKVSTNFIATAADLKARIPGQLHITKPDYIVFVPEVNGDVVSDTGNEHFLVFDGPDGSLMAVWTQSSAESQPDQHIAFARSADEGKTWSAPRIIAGPKKAGDGFIASWGYPLVSKSGRIYVLYSQHIGKFDSFYHHTGWLDGIHSDDHGQTWSQPQNVSVARSINDNPDTNMPPNMLCWQKPLRLGKDGKYFAGFTRWTSFAVRKNPGKSWITADSRVEFMRFENVDANPAVKDLKISWFASNEKALAVPPPDYPEVSACQEPTVVKLPDGRLFCVMRTASGSPFWSVSSDIGETWTQPRRLLRKDGGEPLLHPLSPCPMYDLGGNTAGSGHYALFIHNHDGNYQGYKPTDSGFHRRPIHLVHGYFKADADQPVWFDEPKFFMDHNGISLGKPGTNGRLDLALYASWTVRNGKPVLWYPERKFFLLGREIQLPQ
- a CDS encoding NAD(P)-dependent oxidoreductase, producing MSETILVTQPEYVKAEAVFKAAADVRCEAAPPEEGALAELVSTRRIRAVIVGVAPYRGPLYGALAKQGPAIISRFGVGHDSIDKALSHKNGIAVTNTPGVLDESVAEHTFWLMGSLVRRVAQLDADMRQGNFRSTAGMELRGKTLGILGLGGIGRKVAAMAHFGFGMKVIVAGRQPVASHQSTSGIDFYTDKAEHIFRQCDILSVHLRSDATTRHFINAERLSWLKPGALLINTARGAVMDESALFDALNTGRLAGAALDVFEHEPYQPVAAGKDLRKLDNVVLTPHVGSNTREANRRMGEASLNNVRHFLAGRLDQLSHIGKPLI
- a CDS encoding aldolase/citrate lyase family protein: MSDLKNKLRSGQLVLGGWTLMGHPAIAEIMAGEGFDFLGVDMEHTATELSEFYHLALAVQGTGCEVLARLPECDASLAKRVLDLGAAGIIVPSVNTPALAAQSVAMAKFPPAGVRGASLCRATGYGKDFAGYYQRHNDEVVVVVMLEHIDAVNQADAILATPGIDAVLIGPYDLSTSMDLAGQLDHPKVQAAQQTILQACQRAGVPGGIHVVPTAPEAVQQRIAEGFRFIACGLDTLFIREGCQRMLQARKKSV
- a CDS encoding Gfo/Idh/MocA family oxidoreductase, producing MNDIAGIASRRQFLCRSGLGLGAAILLPSGLASAAELAGGTPKRVGLIGTGWYGKSDLCRLIQVAPVEVVSLCDPDKKLLAGAAELVAQRQKSKKTPRTYTDYRAMLKEKDLDLVLIGSPDHWHALQAITAMEAGADVYLQKPISVDVMEGEAILSAARRLQRVVQVGTQRKSTPHLIAAKKQVIEAGLLGKIGHVEMCCYFHMRANGNPAVQPVPDYLDYELWTGPAPLRPYDGLPHIRWWRTFMEYGNGIIGDMCVHMYDTARWMLKLGWPKRISSSGGILVQKDGKSNIADTQTALFEHDEFNCAWTHRTWGTPPDPDYPWAIFIYGEKGTLKASTMRADFIPLDKDAKPIHFDCVFEKEQYPEDVTEKGIELNAAPATRLHMKDFLAAVATRGRPVADIEEGHISTASCIMANVSMKLGRPLVYDPPKRMVTGDAEATRLLQRPYRQPWSHPLPAA